The Faecalibacter bovis genome includes the window GATGTATATTTTAGATGAACCTTCTATTGGTTTACATTCAAAAGATACAGAGCGTTTTGTTTCAATTTTGCATCGTTTGCGTGATTTAGGAAATACTGTAATTGTAGTGGAACATGATGAAGATATCATGAAAGCTGCTGATTATATTATTGATATTGGGCCTGAAGCTGGAACAAATGGAGGAGAAGTTGTTTTTGAAGGAACTTACGAAGAACTTTTAAAAGCTGATACTTTAACTGCGAAATATTTGAATGGAGATTTAGCAATCGAAATTCCGAAACATCGTATCAAACCACAGAATTACTTAAAAGTTTTAGGAGCGAGAGAAAATAACCTTAAAAATATTGATGTCAAATTTCCACTGAATATGCTTACAGTTATTACTGGAGTTTCTGGATCTGGAAAATCAACATTAATGAAAGAAATCTTAACGCCTGCATTAGAACGTAATTTTGAGATTTTTGGAAATAAAATCGGGGAACACGATGGTTTAGTTGGCGATTTAAATCAATTAAATGGTATTGAGTTAATTGATCAAAATCCAATTGGTAAATCTTCTCGATCTAATCCAGTTACTTACGTTAAAGCATACGATGATATACGTAATTTATTTGCAACTCAAAAAGCGAGTAAATTAAACGGCTTCCAAGCAAAATATTTTTCGTTTAACGTAGATGGTGGTCGTTGTGATACATGTAAAGGAGAAGGAACAATTACGATTGAGATGCAGTTTATGGCTGATGTTGATTTAGTTTGTGAAGAATGTAACGGAAAACGTTTTAAAAAATCAGTTTTAGAAGTTAAGTTTAATGATCTTTCAATTTCTGATGTTTTAAATTTAACAATAGATGAAGCAATAGATTTCTTTGGAAAATTCGAGCAAAAGAAAATTGTAGATAAGTTAAAACCTTTACAAGATGTTGGTTTAGGCTATGTAAAACTTGGTCAATCCTCAAATACTTTATCTGGAGGAGAGGCGCAGCGTGTAAAACTTGCGTATTTCTTAACAAAAGGAGAAGCAGCAGATAAAACATTATTTATTTTTGATGAACCATCCACAGGACTGCATTTTCATGATATTCAAAAATTGATAAAAGCTTTACGTGCATTGATTGATTTAGGTCATTCAGTTTTTGTGATTGAACATAATATGGATATTATAAAAGTAGCAGATTGGATTTTAGATTTAGGTCCAGAAGGTGGTAAAAATGGTGGTTACTTAGTTGCTGATGGAACACCAGAAGATGTTGCTAAAATAGAAGCTTCGTTTACCGGCCAATTTTTAAAAGAAAAATTATAAATAAAATAAAAGCCACTCATTTGAGTGGCTTTTTTATATTATTCTGCGATTAATTTATCCAATAATTGGTTGATTTCAGCATCGTTCCAATCCCTTGTTTTAGTTTCTTTTAAAACAATTTCTCCCTTTTTATTTAAGATATAAGTCGTTGGAAAAACGTGTGGTAACATATTGATAGAAATCGGACTTGTTGGTTCGTAAACAGGCATTGTATAACCGTTTTTTTGTAAAAATGCATTGAATGTTTTTGGTTTATCTTGAATGGTAACCAAAACAAATTTTACTTTTTGTCCTTTTGCTTCATATAACTTCTGGATACTTGGCATTTCTTCTACACAAGGAGGGCACCAACTTCCCCAAAAATTAATAAACAC containing:
- a CDS encoding TlpA family protein disulfide reductase codes for the protein MKSNKQILLAVAVVVGLIAIMFTPIGTAIKNMMEGDEHLVASRDENLSDSDFDIDLAGHNGATNSNLLDFKNSGDVVFINFWGSWCPPCVEEMPSIQKLYEAKGQKVKFVLVTIQDKPKTFNAFLQKNGYTMPVYEPTSPISINMLPHVFPTTYILNKKGEIVLKETKTRDWNDAEINQLLDKLIAE